The Streptococcus mitis genomic sequence AATACCATTGACACCATACTCTTCTGCTAGCTTGAGGTCAACTGGGTATCGATTGTAAAAATCACTGGCTGGTTCGGCAGTGTACCAGTAGTTATCTTCAAGATACTTATCCCACGCAACTGGTCCTTTACCATCAGTATGTGTAGCACCTTCTGCTTGATAGGCAGCTGTTGCGCCACCGAAAATAAAGTCTTTTGGTAATGTTTTTGTCATTTTTTTCACCTATTTCTTGATTTAAATAAAGTAAAAGTGAGAGGAGAGGAGTCAGTGAGCCATCCTTCTCCATCTCACTTCTTGTACCAAGTCACCGAATTGTAACATGAGGAGGTAAAAACGATAGCTTTTTACCGACGAATTAATAAGGCGATTAGGAAATTTGCCATAGCGATTGCCGTAACGATAGGAGACTATTTCATAGTCCCTATCGTTAATCGAATTGTGACATGAGAAGGTAAAAACGATATCTTTTTACCGACGAATTAACAAGGCGATTAGGAAATTCGCCATAGCGATTGCCGTAACGATAGGAGACTGTTTTATAGTCCCTATCGTTAATCGAATTGTGACATGAGGAGGTAAAAACAATATCTTTTTACCGACGAATTAATAAGGCGATTAGGAAATTCGCCATAGCGATTTCCGTAACGATAGGAGACTGTTTTATAGTCCCTATCGTTAATCGAATTGAGCTTGTACAAATGCTAGAGCACCTTTTCCATCACGAGTTAATTTGATGTATTGAGCGCCTTCTGTCTTGGCAAGTTTAATACCGAGCTTATCTGTTTCTGCTTTCATGTCTTCAAAGTTTGAAGCAACTTGAGGGGCAAGGATAACTAGATCAAACTCTGGTAACATTTCACGGTGAGCACCATAGCCACCTGCTGCTGCTTTCACAGGGACATTGTATTCTGCAGCTGCCTTATTCAAAGCATTAGCAAGAAGTCCACTTGTCCCTCCACCTGCACAGAGAACGAGGACATTTGTTTCTTCAGTGATTGTATTTTGAGCTGCATCGACACCCGCTTTTTCAAGAATAGCATCTGCTTTTGCAGTGTTGAAGTTTGCAGCAACTTTGTCTTTCAATTCATCATTAGATTTACCTGAACGCTCTTCTTCAAGAATTTGTTCATCATAGACTTTAAGGAATGGATAGTAAATAACTACGTCAACCACGATTAGAAGGGCAGCAAGAATGAATGATAGAACTTGGAAGTTCGTACCAAGAACTAGACCTAGTGGAGCTGGAGTTGTCCATGGTAGATTAGCAGTAAATGAATTCATTCCAAGAGTTTCAATGAAGAATTTAAAGATCCAAACGTTTGCGATTGGAGCAAAGATAAATGGAATGAAGAAGATTGGGTTTAATACAAGAGGTGCACCAAACAAGATTGGTTCATTTACACCAAAGAAAGTTGGAACTACTGAAGCGCGTCCGATTGCACGGTTACGTTTTGATTTTGTTAACCACATGAACATGAATGGAACAACCAGTGTCGCACCAGTACCACCCATGGTAACGATAAACATTTGTGTACCAGAAGTAAGAATCTTGTCAGCGTGCATACCTTGTTGGAGAAGGTTCAAGTTGACTTCGGCATTGGCATAGGTAATTGCTGCGATAGCAGGTTCAACAATAGATGGACCATGGATACCAACAAACCAGAAGAATGCAAATGCACCAAAGATAATCGTAATACCTAGATAACCATCAGCAGCAGAGAATAATGGTGCAAAGAATTTACCGATTGATTCTGCTACGCTTGCACCAACAAAATGACGAGCTAGTAAATCAAGAGCATAAAGTGAAACAACTGAGAGAGTGAATGGAATCACATCTTTAAAGACTTGTGAGATATTTGGTGGAACTTCGTCAGGCATACGAATAGTGACGTTGTTCTTAACACAAACCTTATAGATGGCTACAGTAACAAAGGCAGCAAGGAAGGCTGAAAGCAAGCCTTTTGTTCCCAAGAATCCAGTAGCTAGACCATTTTCGATAGGATCAGCTGCTAACATCAACAAACCAACAATCGCTGCTAACAGTGTTGACATATAGTTGATTTGATTGGTTTTCTCCATGCTACGGTTTACTGAGTCAGTCAATGACTTAGCTGTTGTACCAGCTACCAAGAGAGCCAGAATACCCATAGAATAGCTATAAGGTTTCATCAGAAAGGCTACAACTTCATCAGACCATTTAAAGCCCCATGAGTTTGGTACAAAGGCAATCAAGATAAAAATACTTGAGAAGAGAATAACAGGCATACCTGCAATGAAACCATCACGAATGGCACGAAGGTAGATATTACGAGATAGTT encodes the following:
- a CDS encoding lactose-specific PTS transporter subunit EIIC, which codes for MNKLIAFIEKGKPFFEKLSRNIYLRAIRDGFIAGMPVILFSSIFILIAFVPNSWGFKWSDEVVAFLMKPYSYSMGILALLVAGTTAKSLTDSVNRSMEKTNQINYMSTLLAAIVGLLMLAADPIENGLATGFLGTKGLLSAFLAAFVTVAIYKVCVKNNVTIRMPDEVPPNISQVFKDVIPFTLSVVSLYALDLLARHFVGASVAESIGKFFAPLFSAADGYLGITIIFGAFAFFWFVGIHGPSIVEPAIAAITYANAEVNLNLLQQGMHADKILTSGTQMFIVTMGGTGATLVVPFMFMWLTKSKRNRAIGRASVVPTFFGVNEPILFGAPLVLNPIFFIPFIFAPIANVWIFKFFIETLGMNSFTANLPWTTPAPLGLVLGTNFQVLSFILAALLIVVDVVIYYPFLKVYDEQILEEERSGKSNDELKDKVAANFNTAKADAILEKAGVDAAQNTITEETNVLVLCAGGGTSGLLANALNKAAAEYNVPVKAAAGGYGAHREMLPEFDLVILAPQVASNFEDMKAETDKLGIKLAKTEGAQYIKLTRDGKGALAFVQAQFD